One stretch of Terriglobales bacterium DNA includes these proteins:
- a CDS encoding cytochrome c3 family protein produces the protein MKYLRVVLMLILVVMVVTSMSFARVDKALIINGPHDLRATGSGGVATGSTGASYALCNYCHIAHKFASDGGLGPNGPAQLLWNHTLSSSTAYTAYTSWTQQATDLKSLQATGTDADTTNPSILCMSCHDGTVALNSTYTGAIGAINALPTTRVINPADANKTHPVNFTYDATLASNAGMKVPAGPNGVDVNTGNAVVPLYAGKMQCSTCHEPHTNSHLLFRNFAAVYTATNGSWCLYCHSDGTKNPG, from the coding sequence ATGAAATATCTACGCGTAGTCCTGATGCTGATACTGGTGGTCATGGTTGTCACCAGTATGAGCTTCGCTCGGGTCGATAAGGCGTTGATCATCAACGGTCCCCACGACCTGCGCGCCACCGGCAGCGGCGGTGTTGCCACCGGCTCCACCGGCGCCAGCTATGCCCTGTGCAATTACTGCCACATCGCGCACAAGTTTGCGTCTGATGGCGGTCTCGGACCCAACGGCCCCGCCCAACTCTTGTGGAACCACACGCTCAGCTCCTCCACGGCTTACACCGCGTACACGAGCTGGACGCAACAGGCCACCGACCTCAAGTCGCTGCAGGCAACTGGCACGGATGCTGACACTACCAACCCCAGCATCCTGTGCATGAGCTGCCACGACGGCACGGTCGCCCTGAATTCGACCTACACCGGGGCCATTGGAGCCATCAATGCCCTGCCAACCACCCGCGTCATTAACCCCGCGGATGCCAACAAGACCCACCCGGTCAACTTCACCTACGACGCCACATTGGCTTCCAATGCTGGGATGAAGGTTCCGGCTGGGCCGAACGGCGTTGACGTCAACACTGGCAATGCTGTGGTTCCGCTCTATGCAGGCAAGATGCAGTGCTCCACCTGCCATGAGCCCCACACCAACAGCCATTTGCTGTTCCGTAACTTCGCTGCCGTGTACACGGCCACCAATGGTTCCTGGTGCCTGTACTGCCACAGCGATGGCACAAAGAACCCAGGCTAG